Below is a genomic region from Triticum dicoccoides isolate Atlit2015 ecotype Zavitan chromosome 5A, WEW_v2.0, whole genome shotgun sequence.
CTCATAAACTAGACAATTACCAATTATATTACCAGAAATAAAAACCCAATCATCTGTACATTGTACGCAGTACACTTGCAACTATGGAATGAATTATACAAAAAACTTGATAGAGAAGATGCAATACGGCGTACAAGTCACATGCGCCAACTGCAGTTCAAGTGGATGATCCTAATGATGAGCAGCCGGTGAGACAACACGATTCCTTTGATGATTGCTGATGTTACCCGCTGGAGCTTGCTTACGGGACGGCGAGATTAGAAGCGACGGCTGCATGCGTATTAGTGTTTTGCGGATCAAAAACTGTTAGGTATATCAGAGAAAGAGAAAAGACAACTCGGTTGAGCCTAATAAGTCAAACCATATAGCTGGACATCATGCGTAACAGCGTCCATAAAGGAACGCACTTAGCAATGGCGTCCAGGATTGGACGCTGCTCTTAATAGCGTCCTTACTATTTTGACAATTTTCACTGACCATTTACCACTTCCGTAATTAGAGAATTCTTATTTATTATTAACAAATAAAATTGGTTTAATAAATGAgaataaaaatggaaaaggaaacaAAAATGAGAAAACGGTGAAAAAAACCCTACATGGGCCGGCCGCTTTCTCCACTGGTGGCATGATTTTGCGCCCGCCACTGGTAAGTGGCCAGATTACCAGCAGCGGATACAAATGCCTCCGCGCCTTTGATGAGCTTCCACACATAAACAGTTTTTCAGTAGTGTTGGTCTTTTTGTTGTATTGCTCATGTATCAATTCAAGAAAATATACTAAAATAAGTATGAAGGGTATAACCATCCAAGACTACTTAAGCCGTCTTCTGATCTTACACTTTTgtttattatactccctccgttcttaaatataagtctttatagagatttcattatggactacatacggagcaaattaaatgaatctacgctctaaaatatatctacatacatctgtatgtggttcatAATGGAATAtctgcaaagacttatatttaggaacacggAGGGAGTAATTAGTAGAGATTTATTTCTCCTTATAGAATAAAATCTCTGCCGGCTCTTCACAGAGTCATAAATTTACAAAGTACGCCAGTTTTTGTCTATTACAAATACAAGAAGTGCAATTGTAACCACTGAGCCGTGGCCGTTTTAATTATTTGATTTAAAGTTACATCACAAATCATACAAAAAGAAATCCATGTCCACTCAGAAGGGACACGGACCTTTTCAACTCTAACCAGATACAAGTACATACTATACCAAAATTAAGCAAATAAACCTCTCCGAAAGGAAAATATTAATTAGCTCATAGCAAGTGGCGACTCCATTTTCATGCCGTAGCAAACTAGCAACTGTCTTGGCATATGACTCACTGCTGTTCTACGTAAGGTGGGAGCGTCCCTTTCAGGAAGGAGCTCAACATCACCAATGCCCTCTCTGGCTGGAAGGATGGAACCAGATGCCCTGCTCCCCTCACAGATAGGAACGTGAATCCTCCGGCGTACTGCTGGACATAGCCTCCCACCTGCGAGTGCAACCAGCTAAGCCATCAGTTTCAGGGTGACCAGCCATGCATTCAGGGCTTTATTTACCTCCTCCTTTGCTGTCCATGGACGCCATGGAGTGGTCACAGGGAGGCCAAGGTCTTGGATGGAGTACCTCGTCGCCGGCAGTGAGCACACGGAATCAAAATCACCACTGTACAATGCAGGGAAGTTTATTGGGTGGTGAAATTTGAAATGGATATGAATAACGTAAAAACTAAAATGTAGTTTTAAGGTGTCTGACGACAATATTGGGTGGTCGTGATCTGCTACCTGAATATCCAAACCGGAAGCTTGCTTTCGATCAACCATTTCAGGGTCGGCAGCATAGACATCGGCGCATCTTTCCAGTGCAGGTTTCTGCAAGCGCAAAATCACATGAGTTCGGTACGTGCTGGGTGAAAATGACAAGCGTTCAACATATTAGCCGCGAGTTGAAGGATCTCACTTGCAGGGTGACCACTTCGTCGTTCTAGCGTGGAAAGCGCTCTGCACCGCCGGATCGTTGAGATACGCCCAGGTAGGATACACACTGCACGGATCATACCCAGGCAGCTGCATGCATGTCGTTTTAGCTAGCAATTCAGACCATGATCACTATAGTTCCACTTTTGACTGGACAAGTAACTGAGAATCGTTGCCTTACGTAGCCACTGGGGTAACGTGCTCCGTTGGGGGCGTGGATGCAAACCGGAGCGTATATGTCGTAGTAGTCGATGTGGCCGCCGTCGAACGCGTCCCAGGCGCCGCTGCACGCCGTGCCAGCGACATTCCCGTCCCAGTTGCCGAAGTCGCAGTTCTTGGTGACATTGGCGTAGACCTCGTCGGATATCACCGCGTGGGTCCAGAAGAAGTCCATGGCCCCCTGGATGTTCCTCTTCTCGTCCAGATACGGGTTTCCAACCTTCAGTCAGGAGAAAGAAAGGAGACCGTCGTCGTTGTTCAGAAGAAATTAGTCTTATGTTGTCGAAAACGAAGATAGAAAATTCAAGATTTATACACGTGTGTGTAACTGTAAATTTCACGTACCAAGATGCCTTGTAGGTTTACTATGGTTCTGTTGTTGTACGTGTTATGGAACAGGATGGTGGCGGCGAGCTGCGGCACGTAGTGCCCGGCGAAGCTCTCGCCGGAGATGTAGAAGGC
It encodes:
- the LOC119297444 gene encoding serine carboxypeptidase 1-like isoform X2, giving the protein MQELGPFRVAEDNKTLSRNINAWNNVANVIFLESPAGVGFSYSNTSSDYDLSGDERTADDAYVFLVKWLERFPEYKGRAFYISGESFAGHYVPQLAATILFHNTYNNRTIVNLQGILVGNPYLDEKRNIQGAMDFFWTHAVISDEVYANVTKNCDFGNWDGNVAGTACSGAWDAFDGGHIDYYDIYAPVCIHAPNGARYPSGYLPGYDPCSVYPTWAYLNDPAVQSAFHARTTKWSPCKNLHWKDAPMSMLPTLKWLIESKLPVWIFSGDFDSVCSLPATRYSIQDLGLPVTTPWRPWTAKEEVGGYVQQYAGGFTFLSVRGAGHLVPSFQPERALVMLSSFLKGTLPPYVEQQ
- the LOC119297444 gene encoding serine carboxypeptidase 1-like isoform X1; protein product: MKSLALYFLLLVSVAALPLHASASQEARLREFISSRRGSVRSTDTFRVRNIADRVAGSLSAENSVSDQSSMKAADKITALPGQPEGVDFDQYGGYVTVDEENGRALFYYLVESPSGASEKPLVLWLNGGPGCSSLGFGAMQELGPFRVAEDNKTLSRNINAWNNVANVIFLESPAGVGFSYSNTSSDYDLSGDERTADDAYVFLVKWLERFPEYKGRAFYISGESFAGHYVPQLAATILFHNTYNNRTIVNLQGILVGNPYLDEKRNIQGAMDFFWTHAVISDEVYANVTKNCDFGNWDGNVAGTACSGAWDAFDGGHIDYYDIYAPVCIHAPNGARYPSGYLPGYDPCSVYPTWAYLNDPAVQSAFHARTTKWSPCKNLHWKDAPMSMLPTLKWLIESKLPVWIFSGDFDSVCSLPATRYSIQDLGLPVTTPWRPWTAKEEVGGYVQQYAGGFTFLSVRGAGHLVPSFQPERALVMLSSFLKGTLPPYVEQQ